Part of the Oncorhynchus mykiss isolate Arlee chromosome 23, USDA_OmykA_1.1, whole genome shotgun sequence genome is shown below.
ATGCAATTTGTAAGATGCAGCTGCAAAGCATTTTTGGAGAAGTGTGCATTGCTTTATGTATATTTTGCAAACTGCCTGTGACTTGCTGATGGCAAGAGAGCTTTCAGGAAGCTAAAACTGATAAACTATTTGAGGTCCTCTATGTCCCAGGACAGGCTTTGCAGTCTTGCCATGCTGCCCACTGAAAGTCAGTTAGAAAGCTAGAAAGCTGGACTTCAAAGACTTGACCAGTGACTTTGCTAGCAAGAAGGCTCAACGCTAGGCTCTTGGTGAGTAAGACTGAGCAAGGGCCAATGATAACTGTTAAATGGCATGGTTATGGATATTGGATCACTACACACATGATGCCCACAGGCTGAGAATAAGACTGAGAACAGACtgagaaaaatatatacagtgccttgagaaagtattcggcccccttgaactttgcgaccttttgccacatttcaggcttcaaacataaagatataaaactgtatttttttgtgaagaatcaacaacaagtggaacacaatcatgaagtggaacgacatttattggatatttcaaacttttttaacaaataaaaaactgaaaaattgggcgtgcaaaattattgattattgattTGGTGACCTCTTGACCTTTCCTCTAGCGCCACCATCAGGCCTTTTCATTTCTatttccattttgttttccatttcCACTTTTCCAGCTGCTTATTGTCtagttggtatgtatacttagttcaatAATCTGCTTctgattttattattttgtttgttatATCATTTTATAGATGATAatgttaatttatttaaattgaagaGGTTCATGTATATTTAAGTTATATTTATTTCAAGTTATTCATTCATGTTAAGAGAATTTTCCCATTAAAATTACATTTAGACTGTAAAAGATGGCCTTTAGCACATTTCTTATAGAGGGTATCAGTCTTGCATCAAATAGTGAATTCCACTGTATGCAGAATGCTGCATGCATGTCTGCACAGTGTTATATTTTCACAGCTCACTGTCAGTAAatattgtacagtatatattggACTACAAGAGAGTTGCAAGCCTGCAAAGGTGGAGTTATTTATAAAGCTTTAAATGGGtcgattgggttctggaggtgtgtgGTTACAACAATTGCGCAGGGTTGGTGTGGCCTGTGGTGGTGGGGCTCAATGTGATATCTTTTCATGGGGCCCAAAATCCCTGGCGgcgcccttgctctctctcttcggGCAATGGCCCACTCGCACTGGCATGTTGCACTGGCACACACGCAACACCACAGACATGCACTGAAGGGTCATTCCGATAATGGCTGATATATACTTTTTTAATGGATTGATCATATTTAAAAGTGTGCTTTAATGAATTACACTACCAGCAATTATGAAACTCCTTCCCAGGACTTTTCATGACCTTACAAACCCTCACTTGACAACTTGGAACAGCGCAGCATGTCATTCAGGCTAGCACATTTTCAATCTGCGCAATCTCAAACAGCCTACTGTCACTCACAGATTGACAGCCTCTAAGCAACCTCTATGGCTttcctgtaaaaaaataaatgtgcgTGCTTGAAAGACATATACATGGATTTCGAAGACCATATATGATGTATTGGTACAATATCAATGAAAATCTTTTACAAAGATTAACCTAAAAAACAAataggactctgtctctctcatctctttggGCACTGAGATTTCCACCACATTAGCTGTTGTTTGCCTGAGGCTTGATGTACTTTGGTCTTAGTGGCTGtgtgctgtgctcactgagtGAACTGATGCTACCAGGCTGTAGAAAATTTGAGgaatctagaagaaaaagaaacgcacacctgtttaggcgaggtgctggctagcggagtagaaaacttgaagatacacactctaggagctcagatgcaaaaatgtaatagccaccgtttcgacagccaagctgtcttcatcagggtagaAAATTGAGGAcctgctctccatccatccagcAGTCAACCATGAAACAACATGTTTGGCCAACAGAGATTGAAGCTGTGATATTTTGGTGATTTGTCTCTCTGTAATTCTTACCATAGCCAACTTGACTTCTACATTAGCCTTGTGATACATAGTTTGTCATTACATGGAAATACAGTATAATAAATGTTACACCTTTTTGTACGTTAGATCATTTCATGGACAAAGTTGTcagtattatttattattattatttattttgtaaaCATTTTCCAAAAGGTCTGGACTGTAATATGAATTTATATTCATCCAACCTATATCCCTTTTTCAAATGAATTGTTAAAAAAATGGTTGACATTGACTTGTATCTAGCACATACATAGACGTTCTGTATTCTatattaaacaaatgtggtttcctGACCCCCTCCCTAACAATTACTTCCCAGAGGAAACAAGCATTTCTATTGGGTTTAGCAGGGCCGGACACAGGGATAAGCCACATAAACGGTCATTTTTTGGAGGGAGaacagtcggggtctcaacttactgttgagagttagattAGTAGAAGACACAAGGTGCAAGGTCGAAATGTGTTTGTGCATcggcagtttttctcttgttttgtCAGTCGCTAACAGTCACtaaattagccatgtcagctaacaatttttagattggtaaattagtctagctagctatctaatcTTGTAGTAGTCATGGCCGAATACCGAGCGGGCATGCAGGGCATGTTCCCAGGGGCCCTGATCTCCAAATGGCCCCTATTGATTTTGGTAGTCAAATAATTGAACTGTCAATGACAGATGTGGTCATAGACACGACAACTACTACAATATTGAGGGAGTGTGAGGACAAGGTAGTGTATGTCCAGTATTTAAAGTTATAAGATAAGACATTGGTTAGCCTGCTCTTTCAGCTCTCTTCTAGTGGAGAACATAGATCATTGACTTGGCTTCACCACCAGTCTTGACTTCACTCAAAATCCATTAGAAGCTACAGCATAAGTGCCTAGATGTGATTGTTAAAGTGTCATCCCATCAACTGCAGATTTGACATTTTAAACATTTAGCAGAAGCaattatccagagtgacttacagaaacaattagggttaagagccttgctcaagggcaccgacagatttttcacctagtcgactTGGAgattcgaactagcaaccttccggttagtgGACCAACGCTCTTAACCGATTGACATATTATTAATCAGCAGGTAGTCTATCTTGTTTAGCATTGTTCTGAATCTGGCAACTTTTAGTGTATGCTGTACAGTTGGCAGGCAATAAACCGTTCAACTGGATGATTGTCTAAGGAGCCATTAATACATGAGGAAGTCTGTTTACATTAATACATTAGGAAGTCTGTTAAGGTCTGATATATGATAGTTATTGTGGTCCATGGTTATTGTGCTAATGGCTAATAGCTTGGTTGGCAAACAGGGAGTCCATAAATTACTGAAAGAGCAAGATGCATTTCCCATCACCAAATGAGATCAGTGGTCCTAAGACATACTTCTTTCCACTTTCTTGACGAGTATTGTTTGCTAGGTTTTAGTCTCCAAGATCAccacaatatacagttgaagtcagaagtttacatacacttaggttggagtcattaaaacttgtttgtcaaccactccacaaatgtcttgttaacaaactatagttttggcaagtcggttaggacatctactttgtgcatgacacaagtaatttttccaacaattgtttacagacagattatttcacttataattcactgtatcacaattccagttggtcagaagtttacatacactaagttgagtgtgcctttaaacagcttggaaaattccagaaaattatgtcttggctttagaagcttctgataggctaattgacatcatttgagtcaatcggaggtgtacctgtggatgtatttcaaggcttaccttcaaactcagtgcctcttttcttgacatcatgggaaaaactaGAAAAAtatgccaagacctcagaaaactattgtagacctccacaagtctggttcattcttgggagcgcctgaaggtaccacgttcatctgtacaaacaatagtacacaagtataaacaccatggggccacgcagccatcattccgctcaggaaggagacacgttctgtctcctagagatgatgcgaaaagtgcaaatcaatcccagaacaacagcaaaggaccttgtgaagatgctgaaggaaacaggtacaggtacaatacagtatctacagtaaaacgagtcctatatcaacataacctgaaaggccgctcagcaaggaagaagccactgctccaaaaccaccataaaaaaagccagactacgatttgcaactgcacatggggacaaagattgtactttttggggaaatgtcctctggtctgattaaacaaaaatagaactgttggccataatgaccatcgttatatttggaggaaaaagggggaggtttgcaagtcaaagaataccatcccaaccgtgaagcatgtggtggcagcatcatgttgtggggatgctttgctggaggagggactggtgcacttcacaacatagatggcatcatgaggaagaaaaatatgtggatatattgaagcaacatctcaagacatcagtcaggaagttaaagcttggtcacaaatgggtcttccaaatggacaatgaccctaagcatacttctaaagttatggcaaaatggcttaaggacaacaaagtcaaggtattggagtggccatcacaaagccctgacctaaatcctacagaaaatttgtgggcagaactgaaaaggcgtgtgcgagcaaggaggcctacaaacctgtctcagttacaccagctctgtcaggaggaatgtgccaaaattcacccaacctattgtgggaagcttgtggaaggctacccgaaatgtttgactcaagttaaacaatttaaaggcaatgctaccaaatactatttgagtgtatatACATTTCtgagccactgggaatgtgatgaaagaaagaaatgctgaaataaataattctctctactattattctgacatttcacattctgaaaataaagtggtgatcctaactggcctaagacagagaatttttactaggattaaatgtcaggaattgtgaaaaactgagtttaaatgtatttggctaaagtgtatgtaaacttccgacttcaattgtatccTCATGTCGCTACTAAAAAGCCACAATGGATCCCATCTCAACTATGTCCCCTCTTTATCCCGTAGTAGTCAAAATTGTAAGTTATTGAGCTTGTATGAGATTGTTATTGTGCACGTGTTGTTGAGGCAAtggtgtgtgtctatagtgggaGATTTCACTTTTATTAAGCTTGTGATATGATGTAGCACTATCATCTCCAGGGACACTCTCAAGTGAGAGAAAATGCATGGTAATCCATGCATGCCTTCCATTCTATGCTATGGGAGTTACGCTAATAAGCATCACCCCCCTCAGCGACAGCACATATCTTTTAGTAAGTCAGATATATATTTTCTAATCTCTCATAAAAGTCACTCAACAGCTGCTTTTGAACAGTacttttaaaggggcaatctgcggTTTCTAcatcaaatgttttacttttaaattaATAGAATATATGAACAGAGTTCACAGGATGACAGAATGGAAAACCAGTATCAGTTGGATATCAAAGCAAGCATTTTATCATGTAGGAACTATCTTCCTTGATGTTCAATCATGAGTCTCAATACAGAATCTGGAGTGAATCTGACATATGGTTCATGAGGAGAAGATGATTGTAGATCATTTTGAGCATTAGCATTGCATATGCAAAGAATGAGTTGTTAATCGTTTCCTTGTGTTTTGAGATATCAATTCCAAATTACATGATAGCGATGACACGTAAGTTGACAGGCCACTGTGGAGTGGATTTACAGTGGCTTAAAATTACATGTAAAATCTGATTTTGTATTTATCAATTGCTCAGCCATCTTTTGACCAATCCCTTAGCTTTTCTTAAACTaagttaaagctgcaatatgacCAAATtcatgtgttatagatctgccattctCATTGAActcaagtctaagaagcggtagatctgttctatgtgcactatctctatgcttcccgttcttaagttttgtttttgtgtctttCTCATGTGTTTTTGTTAACCAGTTTCACACAGCTGAACATACAATATTTTTTGTTATgggaaatatatttcacagcagtttagatcaTACAATGATTCTCTGCACAAcatttgcttgttttgtcacaaactgaaattaggcaaacaattacaattttagcaaccaggaaatggaggaACAATTTCTGCGTAGTGCATCTTTAAGATATGTACCATGGGCCTAGATTCCACATTTGGTGTCATTTGGTCCTATGGTTCATGAGAAGCATATTTTAGCACTGGTATAGTGTGGCCATCTTTGAAtgcatcaatgttattgtctccATCTCTTTAGGGACCATTGTGATGAGCCCAAAGACAACATTTGTAGTGAATCTGACTTTTAGTACATGAGAAGATTTTTTCTGATTATTTTAAGCATTAGCATTACATAGTCAAAGAAGTGGATTGTTAATAGTTTCCTTATTTTTTAAGATATCAGTGCAAAAACATGGTTCATTATGGTAATTATTTGATGACTCTAAAAGGTTTCAAGTTGATAGGCCgttgtgaagtggatttacaaagGATTTAAATGGACATGAAACATCTGATGTCCTGATCTACCAATAACTCAGCCAATTCTTAACGAATCCCTTTGCTTTCCTTGAACTATGTTAAGAGATGTGTCAAATCGGGCATCCAATATGATGATTTAAGTGAGACTGCTCATAATGGCAGTGCCATTGGGGCTATTCTTTTTGAACAAGTTACTGATGGCGTCTAGTTTCTGTGTGCCAAATTAGAAAAAAGTTACTAATCTATGCTTGAGTTATTTGACCATGTCAAGGGAAAAAAAACACATCTAATAATAACAATAGGCTGTTAACCCCTAATAAATGCCTATTGAGCTTACTTCAACTGTCCTACTCCCTCAGAACCAAAAATATAAGCTTGTATTATTACATTTCTTGTAAataatgtaattgtaaacaatcGCCGAATAGCCTCAATGCATGGTTAAAACGACATTTgtatatcatggatggccagtcatCGCTTCCATATATATGTCTGTGAATTTGCATAATGTTGCACTGACTGTAATTGAAAGAACTGAATAATAAGGTTATGATAGCAATACCTGCGCAATGAGCATACAGTTATATGTCCCTGAATGCCCAAAGAGAAGAATCAGCAAAGGCAGCTTACAGATATGACCAACAGATGGCAgcaatacagtggcttgcaaaagtagtcacccccttggcattttccctattttgctgccttacaacctggaattaaaatagatttttgggggggagtgtatcatttgatttacacaacatgcataCCACTtagaagatgcaaaatatttgttttgtgaaacaaacaagaaataagaccaaaaaaagAAAGCTTGCACGTGCATGACTATTCAACCCCccctccaaagtcaatactttgtagagccaccctttgcagcaattacagctgcaagtcttttgggggatgtctctataagcttggcacatctaaccactgtgatttttgcccattcttcaaggcaaaactgctcaagctccttcaagttggatggcttccactggtgtacagccaTCTGTAAGTCATACggcagattctcaattggaatgAGGTCTGatctttgactaggccattccaagatatttaaatgtttccccttaaaccactcgagtgttgctttagcagtatgcttatggtcattgtcctgctggaaggtgaacctccgtcccagtctcaaatctctggaagactgaaacaggtctccctcaagaatttccctgtatttagcaccatccatcattccttcaattctgaccagtttcccagtccctgccgatgaaagacatcctcacagcatgatgctgccaccaccatgcttcactgtagggatggtgttctcagggtgatgagaggtgttgggtttgcaccagacatagcgttttccatgatggccaaaaagctacattttagtctcatctgaccagagtaccatcttcgatatgtttggggagtctcccacatgccttttggccaacaccaaacatgtttacttatttttttctggccactctcttgtaaagcctagctctgtggagtgtacggcttaaagtggtcctatggctAGATACTCCATTCtcctctgtggagctttgcagctccttcagggttatctttgatcactttgttgcctctctgattaatgccctagttgcctggtccgtgagttttggtggcaGCACcatcttggcaggtttgttgtgttgccatattctttcaatttttaataatggatttaatgatgctccatgggatgttcaaagtttctgataccatgatctgtacttctccacaactttgtcgctgacctgtttggagagctccttggtcttcatagtgtcgcttgcttggtggtgtcccttgcttagtggtgttgcagactctggggcctttcactgagcatgtgacagatcatgtgacacttagatttcaCACAGGTGGAGTTTATTTagttaattatgtgacttctgaaggtaattggttgcaccagatcttatttaggggcttcatagcaaaagggGTGAATAGATACACACGCACTTTtcagtttaaaaataataataataatataaacaagttatttttttcaattcacttcaccaatttgatcTATTTCATGTATGTCtattacatgaaatacaaatacaaatccatttaaattacaggttgtaattcaacaaaatagaaaaaacgccaatacttttgcaaggcactgtagatccaAAAccaactttaaaaaaatgtattatctCAACCTTCTACACGTCTTTGTTGTATGTTGGTAGTGTACATATCATTTTTACAATATAATTTGAAGTTAGACTCAATTGTTGTTGTCACAAAATATTATATTTGGTAATGAGGGAGAAATAATGAATACCTTGCTTATTTTCTTGTCTCAGGTTATGGAGAGATATATCCGGTGACCCTGAATGGTAAGGTGGTCTGTATCCTGTATGCCATGGTGGGTATCCCCCTCATGCTCCTGGTCATCACAGATGTGGGAGACCTCATGGCCGTGCTCCTGTCCAGGGCCTACATCCACCTGCACACTCTTTTCTGCAGGTTGCGTCAATATGGCCGCTGGCTCCCCTCCCATCACACAGAGAAGTCAGGGGACGGGGGCCAGGGGGACCGCCAGGACGGAACCTACACATTCAGCCACAAGGTGGTGGTCCGGGAGCCCATCGACATCCGACAGGTCCTTCACAGCCAGCAGTCTGTGAAGCGCAAGTCCAACCAGTTGCTGAACAACACAAAGATCTTTGACTGCATCATTGCACAGGAGAACTTCAATAGGCAGGGCCCACTGGTGCGGAGCCTTTCTTGCCATGAGCTTGACAGCATGCCTCCCTTGCCCAAGGACTTTGCCATCTGGGACTTCACAGGCATCGGGGAGAGTATGGACAAGCTAAACGTCCCGCTGCTCCTCATCCTGGTGGTGGTGTTTGCCTACATCCTGTTTGGAGGCCTCATCCTGCCCCTGTGGGAGACAGAGTTCAACACCTTTGACGCCTACTACTTTTGCTTCATCACCCTCACCACCATCGGCTTCGGTGACATCGTGCCCAACCACCCCAAGTTCTTCATGCTCACCTTCGTCTTCATCATCACTGGCATGGCCATCATGTCCATGGCCTTCAAGCTGGGCCAGTCACGCATCGTCAGCTGTTACCGCCAGTGCATGCGCTGTATCAGCGGGGGGAAGGTCAAGAGGTATGACGAGTTGGAGAGCGACTGAATCAAAGAGTTTTGGCCCCCATTGGGCAGCTCAAGGGTTCTAGGGTTATAAGGCCCTGCACTGTGGGTCAAAAAAGCACTAAGAGTGGAGTTGAAGTTCTGTACGGCTGACTTGGGAACAGTGTCTAGCTCAGGGCGGTGCAAAGATAACCCTTGAGTTGACCCCTCATCATTAGCATGAGCAAATGAAAATGTGCATGTGGACAATGCTTAAAGACATCctccagtgatttttttttttaaatgtccagtTGAAAAGtgatatcccaagtataaatacagtaaagtacacacactcAAGGGTAAAACCAAAAAGTTTAGAGAAAAATAGTGTTTTTTTAGACACAATTACAAACTTCAAGGAATAGggcattcaaggagttggtctgatgggaaGTCGTGATGTCATCACCCTCCCTCCTTGCCTGAGGAACAATAGAGGAACATtagagaacaaaagaggaaaggCCCACCCCCCTGTGATATGTCATGACTCACCttgaccacctattgagatgttccttttgttaagtaaatcaggtatTAAATGAGGTAAAAATGAGACGAGTGCCACTTTAAGCAAAATTGTGTGATGTTATCTGTGTGAGATTCATCTTACATGTCTGTTGCCTGAATATACACTGGGTGTACaataacattaggaacaccttgctAATATATTTGCACCCACTTTTGCCCTTAAAACAGCCTCAAGTTtgagactctacaaggtgtcaactACAAgatgtcaaaagcattccacagggatgctggcccatgtagaCTCCAGtgcttggctggatgtcctttgggtggtggaccattcttgatacatacgggaaactgttgagtgttaaaaacccagcagggttgcagttcttgacacactcaaaccggcgtgcctggcacctactaccacttaaatattttgtcttgcccatttacaatctgaatgtcacacatacacaatccatgtctcaattgtgtctaggcttaaaaatccatctttaacctacctgctccccttcatctacactgattgaaggggatttaaccagtgacgtcaataagggataGCTTTCACCTGGGACAACGATGagagagcctatagggaggaggtcagagacaacaacctgtccctcaacgtgagcaagacaaaagagatgatcgtggactacaggaaaaggagggccgaacacgcccccattcacatcgacggggctgtagtggagcaggtcgagaatttcaagttccttggtgtccacatcatcaaccaactatcatggtccaaacacaccaagaaagttgtgaagtAGGCActacaacaccttttccccctcaggagactgaaaagatttggcatgggtccccagatcctcaaaaagttattcagctgcaccattgagagcatcctgaccggttgcatcaacgCCTGATATGGCAAATGCTCTGCATCTaaccataaggcactacagagggtagtgtgtacggcccagtacatcactggggcgaagcttcctgccatccaggacctatatactaggcggtgtcaggggaaggaccaagaattgtcagactccagtcacccaaatcctagactgttctctctgctaccgcacggcaagaagtacaggagcaccaagtctaaaggctccttaacagcttctacccccaagccataagactgctgaacagttaatggccacctggactatttacccccccc
Proteins encoded:
- the LOC110502419 gene encoding potassium channel subfamily K member 18, producing MSVAEGKSRSSIEKSIKLNLWKLFPHVFLILSLVGYAALGAVLFWYIEGGRVYKTEREYREFLGELVRTIQNYPVNLSSNSTQEQDLVKELEKEINRGFKSIWLQRPERWTYDASMFFCCTVFTTVGYGEIYPVTLNGKVVCILYAMVGIPLMLLVITDVGDLMAVLLSRAYIHLHTLFCRLRQYGRWLPSHHTEKSGDGGQGDRQDGTYTFSHKVVVREPIDIRQVLHSQQSVKRKSNQLLNNTKIFDCIIAQENFNRQGPLVRSLSCHELDSMPPLPKDFAIWDFTGIGESMDKLNVPLLLILVVVFAYILFGGLILPLWETEFNTFDAYYFCFITLTTIGFGDIVPNHPKFFMLTFVFIITGMAIMSMAFKLGQSRIVSCYRQCMRCISGGKVKRYDELESD